One Mya arenaria isolate MELC-2E11 chromosome 7, ASM2691426v1 genomic window carries:
- the LOC128240000 gene encoding obg-like ATPase 1 codes for MPPKKKDDGANAPPPLIGRIGTNLKIGIVGLPNVGKSTFFNVLTKSQANAENFPFCTIDPNESRVPVPDERYNFLCEHYQPASKVPAFLNVVDIAGLVKGAHEGKGLGNAFLSNIKACDAIFHVVRAFSDEEVIHVEGDVDPSRDLQIIHDELRLKDLEAVNKQLEPLERTVGRGSDKGKKPEYECLKKVHECLNSGKWVRNLHFDAKEIDILNQHLFITAKPVIYLVNMSEKDYIRKKNKWLPKIKEWVDSNEAGATVILFSAAFELNLLDLQTEEEKQAYIKEKGAPSALEKIVVTGYKALGLIYFFTGGKDEVKCWTIQKGTKAPQAAGRIHTDMEKGFIMAEVMAYNDFHEAGSDAACKAAGKYKQKGREYVVEDGDIIFYKFNAGAGLTGKKK; via the exons ATGCCACCAAAGAAGAAGGATGATGGGGCAAATGCCCCCCCTCCACTCATTGGACGAATAGGAACAAATCTGAAAATTGGAATCGTGGGACTGCCAAATGTGGG AAAGTCTACATTCTTCAATGTTCTCACGAAAAGCCAGGCCAACGCAGAAAATTTCCCATTCTGCACCATTGATCCCAACGAAA GCCGTGTTCCTGTGCCGGATGAGCGATACAATTTCCTATGTGAACATTACCAGCCTGCCAG CAAAGTCCCAGCTTTCTTGAACGTGGTTGATATTGCTGGGCTTGTGAAGGGAGCCCACGAGGGCAAGGGGCTTGGTAACGCTTTCCTCTCAAATATCAAGGCTTGCGATGCAATCTTCCATGTTGTCA gGGCATTTTCTGATGAAGAAGTCATACACGTTGAGGGGGATGTGGACCCGTCACGTGACCTGCAAATCATCCATGATGAACTCCGCCTCAAGGATCTGGAAGCTGTAAACAAGCAGTTGGAGCCACTCGAGCGCACTGTCGGTCGCGGATCTGATAAAGGAAAAAAGCCAGAATAT GAATGTCtgaaaaaagttcatgaatGTCTGAATAGTGGAAAGTGGGTCAGGAATCTCCATTTCGATGCAAAAGAG attgatattttaaacCAGCATTTGTTCATCACTGCAAAGCCGGTCatatatttagtaaatatgTCAGAAAAGGACTATATacgaaagaaaaacaaatg GTTGCCGAAGATCAAGGAATGGGTAGACAGCAATGAGGCCGGGGCGACTGTGATCCTATTCAGTGCTGCATTCGAGCTCAACCTCCTTGACCTTCAAACTGAAGAGGAGAAGCAGGCTTACATTAAGGAGAAAGGAGCACCAAG TGCTCTAGAGAAGATCGTTGTCACGGGATACAAGGCTCTAGGCTTGATATACTTCTTCACTGGTGGAAAAGATGAGGTCAAGTGTTGGACTATACAG AAGGGCACGAAGGCCCCCCAGGCAGCAGGACGTATCCACACAGACATGGAGAAGGGCTTCATTATGGCTGAGGTGATGGCTTATAACGACTTCCATGAGGCCGGATCAGATGCTGCATGCAAG gCTGCAGGGAAGTACAAACAGAAGGGTCGAGAGTATGTAGTGGAAGATGGGGACATTATTTTCTACAAGTTTAACGCGGGGGCGGGGCTGACCGGCAAGAAGAAATAG